One part of the Thermococcus litoralis DSM 5473 genome encodes these proteins:
- a CDS encoding ABC transporter permease: MDDEEGGQEMKALNIAMKELYVSIKSKRFIILLSIYVLLLLLLSYSLRDNLSELTSPSVEKLSMDLFGVSGDVFATPLSTMLTLNFTFFTVIGAILGASLGADAINKEIESGTIKTLLGHPIYRDEVINGKFLGNAFVLAITITIGYVVTIAFLLINGTPLDGDSVFRGFIAFLLTFLYSLVFLSFSILFSTLLKKPETSMLISIGLAIFLTMIYGLIVSLIAQHLAGEVPPYGTPAFEIWEETFKLWEQRLHFINPAHHYVALIIAVFAGDRIANYYAPLGDSLILMFNNLSMLLTFLLLPFAFAYVRFMTSDLR, translated from the coding sequence ATGGATGATGAGGAGGGTGGGCAGGAGATGAAGGCATTAAACATCGCAATGAAGGAGCTCTATGTCTCAATAAAAAGCAAAAGGTTTATAATACTCCTTAGTATTTATGTTCTTCTCCTTCTTCTGCTCTCTTACTCTCTGAGGGACAACTTAAGTGAGCTAACTTCTCCCTCTGTTGAAAAGTTATCAATGGATTTGTTTGGAGTTAGTGGAGATGTTTTTGCTACACCTCTTTCTACTATGCTTACCCTCAACTTTACGTTCTTCACGGTAATTGGAGCTATTTTAGGAGCTTCTCTCGGGGCAGATGCGATAAACAAAGAGATTGAAAGTGGAACTATAAAAACACTACTTGGACACCCTATTTATAGAGATGAGGTTATAAACGGGAAATTCCTCGGCAATGCGTTTGTTTTGGCTATTACAATCACCATTGGATATGTGGTTACGATTGCCTTTCTCCTTATCAATGGCACTCCTCTCGATGGAGATTCTGTCTTCAGGGGATTTATTGCATTCCTTTTGACATTTCTCTATTCCTTAGTCTTTCTAAGCTTCTCCATCCTTTTTTCGACACTTCTAAAAAAACCTGAGACCTCTATGCTTATATCAATTGGCCTAGCAATTTTTTTAACAATGATATATGGGTTAATCGTCTCTCTGATAGCCCAACACCTAGCTGGAGAAGTGCCACCTTATGGAACGCCTGCTTTTGAAATATGGGAAGAAACTTTTAAGCTCTGGGAGCAGAGGCTGCACTTTATAAATCCGGCTCATCACTATGTTGCTTTAATTATTGCTGTTTTTGCTGGTGATAGAATAGCCAACTACTATGCTCCCCTTGGAGATTCCCTAATCTTGATGTTCAACAATCTATCAATGCTTTTAACCTTTCTGCTCCTCCCGTTTGCCTTTGCTTATGTTAGATTTATGACCAGCGACCTCAGATAA
- a CDS encoding RtcB family protein: protein MEIPLKRIDKIRWEIPKFDKRMRVPGRVYADDTLIQKMRQDRTLEQAANVAMLPGIYKYSIVMPDGHQGYGFPIGGVAAFDVKEGVISPGGVGYDVNCGVRLIRTNLTEKEVRPKIKQLVDTLFKNVPSGLGSKGRIRLHWTQLDDVLADGAKWAVENGYGWKEDLEHLEENGRMEGADPNAVSQKAKQRGAPQLGSLGSGNHFLEVQVVDKIFNEEIAKVYGLFEGQVVVMVHTGSRGLGHQVASDYLRIMEKANRKYNVPWPDRELVSVPFQTGEGQRYFSAMKAAANFAWANRQMITHWVRESFEEVFKQKAEDLGMSIVYDVAHNIAKVEEHEVDGRKVKVVVHRKGATRAFPAGHEAVPRAYRNVGQPVLIPGSMGTASYVLAGAEGSMKETFGSTCHGAGRVLSRHAATRQFRGDKLRNELMQRGIYIRAASMRVVAEEAPGAYKNVDNVVNVVHEAGIANLVARMRPIGVAKG, encoded by the coding sequence ATGGAGATCCCATTAAAAAGAATAGATAAGATCAGGTGGGAGATACCGAAGTTCGATAAAAGAATGAGAGTGCCGGGAAGAGTTTATGCAGATGATACACTAATCCAAAAAATGAGACAAGATAGAACCCTCGAACAGGCCGCAAATGTGGCCATGCTTCCTGGGATTTATAAGTATTCTATAGTAATGCCCGATGGTCATCAGGGTTATGGTTTCCCAATCGGCGGTGTAGCGGCTTTTGACGTGAAAGAAGGCGTTATAAGCCCCGGAGGCGTGGGTTATGACGTCAACTGCGGCGTCAGGCTTATTAGGACGAACTTAACGGAGAAAGAAGTTAGACCAAAGATCAAACAGCTCGTCGATACCCTCTTCAAAAACGTGCCAAGCGGACTTGGAAGCAAAGGAAGGATTAGGCTTCACTGGACGCAATTAGATGATGTTCTTGCAGATGGTGCAAAGTGGGCTGTGGAGAACGGCTATGGCTGGAAGGAAGATCTAGAGCATCTAGAAGAGAACGGGAGAATGGAAGGAGCGGATCCAAATGCAGTAAGCCAAAAAGCAAAGCAAAGAGGGGCCCCACAATTAGGCTCTCTAGGAAGTGGAAACCACTTCTTGGAAGTGCAGGTAGTTGACAAAATCTTCAATGAGGAAATCGCTAAGGTATATGGCTTGTTTGAAGGACAAGTTGTTGTTATGGTGCACACTGGGTCAAGAGGGCTTGGTCATCAGGTAGCAAGCGATTACCTAAGGATCATGGAGAAGGCAAATAGGAAGTACAATGTGCCATGGCCAGACAGAGAACTCGTGAGCGTCCCATTCCAGACAGGGGAAGGGCAAAGATATTTCAGTGCAATGAAAGCTGCGGCAAACTTTGCATGGGCTAACAGGCAGATGATTACCCACTGGGTAAGGGAGAGCTTTGAGGAAGTGTTCAAGCAAAAGGCTGAGGACTTAGGAATGAGCATAGTTTACGATGTTGCCCACAACATAGCAAAAGTTGAAGAGCACGAGGTTGATGGAAGGAAAGTCAAAGTTGTAGTTCACAGAAAAGGTGCCACAAGAGCATTCCCCGCTGGGCATGAGGCTGTGCCAAGAGCTTACCGCAATGTGGGACAGCCTGTCTTAATTCCCGGTTCAATGGGTACGGCAAGCTATGTGCTTGCTGGAGCCGAGGGATCAATGAAAGAAACCTTTGGTAGCACATGCCACGGTGCGGGAAGGGTTTTGAGCAGACATGCTGCTACAAGACAATTTAGAGGAGATAAGCTTAGAAACGAGCTCATGCAGAGAGGAATATACATTAGGGCAGCGAGCATGAGGGTTGTTGCAGAGGAAGCCCCCGGAGCCTACAAGAACGTCGATAACGTTGTTAACGTTGTTCATGAGGCGGGAATAGCTAATCTGGTGGCAAGGATGAGACCTATTGGAGTTGCAAAGGGCTAA
- a CDS encoding methyltransferase RsmF C-terminal domain-like protein, with protein MSKKVKEMLIEQYGYAPDLIFEVKRSKKVYAYKPCEFNPNTRTDRGIYFGKIESDGIRLTIEGSFLVGPKATKNVVEVDEEEMKLWLSGEDLKTSTETRGWVILKWGLYYLGCGKAKDGIIKNYVPKERRINPK; from the coding sequence ATGAGCAAAAAAGTTAAGGAAATGCTAATAGAGCAGTATGGGTATGCTCCAGATTTGATTTTTGAAGTAAAAAGGAGTAAAAAGGTTTACGCCTATAAGCCCTGCGAGTTCAATCCAAATACACGCACAGATAGGGGAATTTATTTTGGAAAAATTGAAAGTGATGGGATAAGGCTCACTATAGAGGGAAGCTTTTTAGTCGGCCCAAAAGCTACAAAAAACGTCGTTGAAGTTGATGAGGAAGAGATGAAGCTCTGGCTAAGTGGAGAAGACCTGAAAACCTCAACCGAAACGAGAGGATGGGTAATACTAAAATGGGGCTTGTACTATCTTGGCTGCGGAAAAGCAAAAGACGGTATAATTAAAAACTACGTGCCGAAAGAAAGGAGAATAAACCCCAAATAA
- a CDS encoding tRNA (cytosine(49)-C(5))-methyltransferase, which translates to MEEVAKMNRAFYERYQKLDDGEEFWRLMMAPLRQSIRINTLKAPLEYVKARLEERYELEPIPWVKEGFFINTREFGDMIEYALGLVFPQEASSMIPPVVLDPKPRELVLDMAAAPGAKTTQIAQYMKNEGCIIANDLKKWRANVLIANLNRFGVLNARVTVKDGIYFSRFENTFDRVLLDAPCSSVGMIRKSFKFLTDWSMKKVIRYSNIQKKLIVAAYKALKPGGVLVYSTCTIDPLENEEVVDYLLSKTDAKLEKINLPLKSTPPVLEFEGKKYSEEVKKCLRIHPQDNNTEAFFIAKIRKP; encoded by the coding sequence ATGGAAGAAGTCGCCAAAATGAACAGAGCATTCTACGAGAGGTATCAAAAGCTCGATGATGGGGAAGAATTCTGGAGGCTCATGATGGCGCCCTTGAGGCAGAGCATAAGAATCAACACCCTCAAAGCTCCCCTAGAGTACGTAAAGGCAAGGCTGGAAGAAAGGTACGAGCTTGAACCGATCCCTTGGGTAAAAGAAGGGTTCTTTATCAACACCAGAGAGTTCGGGGATATGATAGAGTACGCCCTTGGGCTTGTCTTTCCTCAAGAGGCGTCCTCAATGATACCACCCGTTGTCCTAGACCCCAAGCCCAGAGAACTCGTCCTTGACATGGCGGCTGCCCCAGGAGCTAAAACGACACAAATAGCACAATACATGAAAAACGAAGGGTGCATAATAGCCAATGACTTAAAAAAATGGCGTGCTAATGTTTTGATAGCAAACCTAAACCGGTTTGGAGTGCTTAACGCAAGGGTTACCGTCAAAGACGGCATTTACTTTTCACGATTTGAAAATACCTTCGATAGAGTACTCCTTGATGCGCCTTGCTCAAGTGTGGGGATGATAAGAAAAAGCTTCAAATTCTTGACAGATTGGAGCATGAAGAAGGTTATAAGATACTCCAACATTCAAAAAAAGCTAATAGTAGCAGCTTACAAAGCTCTAAAGCCCGGAGGAGTTTTGGTGTACTCAACATGTACCATAGACCCCCTTGAAAACGAAGAAGTTGTTGACTACCTCCTCTCCAAAACTGACGCCAAGCTTGAGAAAATCAACCTACCTCTAAAGTCAACACCTCCTGTTTTGGAGTTTGAGGGGAAGAAGTATTCCGAGGAGGTGAAAAAATGTCTTCGCATTCATCCACAGGACAACAACACGGAAGCGTTCTTTATAGCGAAAATAAGGAAACCATGA
- a CDS encoding archease — protein sequence MKRWEHYEHTADIGIRGYGETLEEAFEAVAIALFDVMVNVEKVEKREVREIEVEGEDLYSLLYNFLEELLILHDTEGLVFRDFEVKIEKTEKGYKLKAKAYGEKLSEKHEPKEEVKAITYHDMEIKQLPNGEWMAQLVPDI from the coding sequence ATGAAAAGGTGGGAGCACTATGAGCACACTGCCGATATTGGAATAAGAGGGTATGGAGAAACCCTTGAAGAGGCTTTTGAAGCCGTTGCAATTGCTCTTTTTGATGTAATGGTTAACGTTGAGAAAGTTGAGAAGAGAGAAGTAAGAGAAATCGAAGTTGAGGGAGAGGATTTATATTCCTTGCTTTACAACTTCCTTGAAGAGCTCCTTATCCTCCATGACACGGAAGGACTGGTTTTTAGGGACTTTGAAGTTAAAATAGAAAAAACTGAAAAGGGATACAAGCTCAAGGCAAAAGCCTATGGAGAAAAGCTGAGCGAAAAGCACGAGCCAAAGGAAGAAGTCAAAGCCATAACCTACCACGACATGGAGATAAAACAGCTCCCCAACGGGGAATGGATGGCACAGCTTGTCCCAGATATCTGA
- the panB gene encoding 3-methyl-2-oxobutanoate hydroxymethyltransferase, producing MREITPKKIMEMKGKEKITMVTAYDYPSALLADKAKIDIIFVGDSLGMVVYGEQNTLNVTMEQMVYHTRAVAKAVKRGLVLADMPFMSYEVSVEEGMRNAARLIQAGADAVKIEGGYDHRKLVKKLVRAGIPVMGHTGLTPQRYLRLGGYHITGETEEEIEEILRDAKALEKAGAFAVVLEFVLADVAKLVTEEVKIPTIGIGSGPYVDGQVLVWHDLLGVYEHVPPFVKKYADLRGIIQLALENYREEVKEGKFPSGEYYWEFLDKDDFEKKRRKVIERLLGERFDEEV from the coding sequence ATGAGGGAGATAACACCGAAGAAGATTATGGAAATGAAGGGGAAGGAGAAAATTACGATGGTGACTGCATACGATTATCCATCAGCTCTTCTAGCGGATAAAGCCAAGATTGACATTATTTTTGTTGGGGATTCGCTGGGAATGGTGGTCTATGGAGAGCAGAACACCCTAAATGTGACCATGGAGCAGATGGTTTATCACACGAGGGCAGTTGCAAAAGCCGTTAAAAGAGGATTGGTTCTCGCTGATATGCCATTTATGAGTTATGAGGTTAGTGTAGAGGAAGGAATGAGAAATGCCGCCCGATTAATTCAGGCAGGGGCGGATGCGGTGAAGATTGAAGGGGGCTACGATCACAGAAAACTTGTAAAGAAGCTCGTTAGGGCGGGTATACCTGTTATGGGGCATACTGGCCTAACTCCCCAAAGATACCTTCGTTTGGGAGGCTACCATATAACGGGAGAGACCGAAGAAGAAATCGAGGAAATACTTAGGGATGCGAAGGCATTAGAAAAGGCTGGAGCTTTTGCAGTTGTTTTGGAGTTTGTTCTGGCGGATGTAGCTAAGTTGGTAACTGAAGAAGTCAAGATACCAACGATAGGAATCGGGTCTGGTCCTTATGTGGACGGGCAAGTTTTGGTATGGCACGATCTCCTTGGCGTCTATGAGCATGTGCCCCCATTTGTAAAGAAATATGCGGATTTGAGGGGTATAATTCAGCTGGCACTTGAGAATTATAGGGAGGAAGTAAAAGAGGGCAAGTTCCCAAGCGGTGAATACTACTGGGAGTTCCTCGATAAGGACGACTTTGAGAAAAAGAGGAGAAAAGTCATAGAGCGCCTATTAGGAGAGAGGTTTGATGAGGAAGTTTAA
- a CDS encoding pyridoxal phosphate-dependent aminotransferase: MRKFKVRKELFTLEVPGGYADKVGHGEGFLDCSLGTNPFGTSERVKEKLKNLEVDLSAYPDVRYTYLRNALAEYWDVDEESIFFGYGTIGCFEKVNKFVISPGSKVFGISPQYTRYISDVLAMGGSYESVSLKKENRFKIDVGEVINALTSDYSLLYLDNPHNPTGQVLRLKEVEEIVQDAERKGVLVLVDEAYGDFVEKEESAINLEYDNLIVLRSFSKGFGLASMRVGYAVIKNRKLGELYRKVDLPFPISTIGEILAVEALKDQKFLKESRKKIAAVKREVIDTLKKKFQIAETHMQTPIMLLWGEGDTYRYFLERKILTVRGSAFRSLDDSYARLRVPKNADELLSRL, translated from the coding sequence ATGAGGAAGTTTAAAGTCCGCAAAGAGCTCTTCACCCTTGAGGTGCCCGGAGGATACGCGGATAAAGTTGGACATGGAGAAGGATTCCTAGACTGTTCCCTTGGCACAAATCCGTTTGGAACTTCCGAAAGGGTAAAAGAGAAGTTGAAAAACTTAGAGGTAGACCTTTCTGCGTATCCGGATGTGAGGTATACTTATCTCAGAAACGCCCTTGCGGAATACTGGGATGTAGATGAAGAAAGCATTTTCTTTGGTTATGGGACCATCGGATGCTTTGAAAAGGTGAACAAATTTGTAATAAGCCCGGGCTCCAAGGTGTTTGGTATTTCCCCACAGTATACAAGATACATAAGCGACGTACTTGCCATGGGGGGCTCCTATGAATCGGTTTCCCTGAAAAAGGAAAACAGGTTTAAAATCGATGTTGGAGAAGTTATAAATGCTCTCACTTCAGATTATTCTCTTCTCTACCTCGACAACCCTCACAATCCCACTGGACAGGTGTTAAGGCTCAAAGAAGTTGAAGAAATCGTTCAGGATGCCGAGAGAAAGGGCGTTTTGGTTCTTGTAGATGAAGCTTATGGAGATTTTGTCGAAAAAGAAGAATCGGCAATAAACCTTGAATATGATAACCTCATCGTCCTCCGCTCTTTCTCAAAAGGCTTTGGGCTGGCATCTATGCGAGTAGGCTATGCTGTTATAAAAAACCGAAAGCTTGGGGAGCTTTATAGAAAGGTAGATTTGCCATTTCCGATAAGTACAATTGGAGAGATTTTGGCAGTTGAAGCACTTAAGGATCAAAAATTCCTCAAGGAAAGCAGAAAAAAGATAGCCGCTGTAAAAAGAGAAGTCATAGATACCCTCAAGAAAAAATTCCAAATAGCTGAAACCCACATGCAGACTCCAATAATGCTTTTGTGGGGAGAAGGAGACACTTATCGCTATTTTCTTGAAAGGAAGATATTAACTGTGAGGGGCTCAGCTTTTAGGTCGTTGGACGATTCCTATGCCCGACTTAGGGTTCCAAAAAATGCCGATGAATTACTAAGCCGTCTTTAG
- a CDS encoding PqqD family protein, translating to MENYLKLIPKRNEEIELRKIDGKYYLLIPMTSTLDFLARKLHGDYRRIELDEIGVFVWELCDGTRTVEQIGKKVREKFGENAEPLYERLVTFILELYKRNLILLGGWDEQRE from the coding sequence ATGGAGAACTATCTCAAGCTTATCCCCAAGAGAAATGAAGAAATCGAATTAAGAAAGATCGATGGGAAGTATTATCTTCTAATCCCTATGACATCCACACTGGATTTTCTCGCAAGGAAGCTCCATGGTGACTACAGGCGAATAGAACTCGATGAAATAGGGGTTTTTGTATGGGAGCTTTGCGATGGCACAAGGACAGTAGAACAAATAGGGAAAAAAGTGAGGGAGAAATTTGGAGAAAATGCTGAACCGCTATATGAAAGACTTGTGACCTTTATCCTTGAGCTATACAAGAGAAATCTCATTCTCTTGGGTGGGTGGGATGAACAAAGAGAGTGA
- the rpsJ gene encoding 30S ribosomal protein S10 has translation MQKARIKLASTNISALNEVTDQIKQIAERTGVRMSGPIPLPTKRIRITTRKSPDGEGSATFDRFELRVHKRLIDIEADERAMRQIMRIRVPEDVTIEIELIS, from the coding sequence ATGCAAAAAGCAAGAATTAAGCTTGCGAGCACAAACATAAGTGCTCTTAATGAGGTTACAGATCAAATCAAGCAGATTGCAGAGAGGACAGGAGTTAGAATGAGCGGGCCTATCCCACTCCCAACCAAAAGGATAAGGATAACCACAAGAAAGAGCCCTGATGGGGAAGGAAGCGCAACTTTTGATAGATTTGAACTTAGAGTTCACAAGAGACTCATAGACATTGAAGCTGATGAGAGAGCTATGAGGCAGATCATGAGGATTCGTGTTCCTGAAGACGTGACAATCGAGATTGAGCTCATCTCATGA
- the tuf gene encoding translation elongation factor EF-1 subunit alpha: protein MAKEKPHVNIVFIGHVDHGKSTTIGRLLFDTANIPEQIIKKFEEMGEKGKSFKFAWVMDRLKEERERGITIDVAHTKFETPHRYITIIDAPGHRDFVKNMITGASQADAAVLVVAATDGVMPQTKEHAFLARTLGINHIIVAINKMDMVNYDEKRFKEVATQVTKLLQMLGYKNFPVIPISAWEGDNVVKKSDKMPWYNGPTLIEALDQIPEPEKPVDKPLRIPIQDVYSIKGVGTVPVGRVETGRLRVGDVVIFEPASTIFHKPIQGEVKSIEMHHEPLEEALPGDNIGFNVRGVGKNDIKRGDVAGHTTNPPTVVRPKDTFKAQIIVLNHPTAITIGYTPVLHAHTTQVAVRFEQLLAKLDPRTGNIVEENPQFIKTGDSAIVILRPTKPMVIEPVKEIPQLGRFAIRDMGQTVAAGMVISIQKGE, encoded by the coding sequence ATGGCAAAGGAGAAGCCACACGTTAATATAGTGTTTATCGGACACGTAGACCACGGAAAGAGTACAACAATCGGTAGATTGCTCTTCGACACAGCCAACATTCCAGAGCAGATCATCAAGAAGTTCGAGGAAATGGGTGAAAAGGGTAAGTCATTCAAGTTCGCTTGGGTTATGGACAGACTCAAGGAAGAGAGAGAAAGAGGTATTACAATCGACGTTGCTCACACCAAGTTCGAGACCCCACATAGGTACATCACCATTATCGACGCCCCAGGTCACAGAGACTTCGTTAAGAACATGATTACCGGTGCTTCACAGGCTGACGCTGCAGTTCTCGTCGTTGCAGCCACAGACGGTGTAATGCCACAGACAAAGGAGCACGCATTCCTTGCAAGAACACTCGGTATCAACCACATAATCGTTGCGATTAACAAGATGGACATGGTCAACTACGACGAGAAGAGGTTCAAAGAGGTTGCAACACAGGTTACAAAGCTCTTGCAAATGCTCGGTTACAAGAACTTCCCAGTCATCCCAATCAGCGCTTGGGAAGGAGACAACGTAGTGAAGAAGAGCGACAAGATGCCCTGGTACAACGGCCCAACACTCATCGAGGCCCTTGACCAAATCCCAGAGCCAGAGAAGCCAGTTGACAAGCCACTTAGAATCCCAATCCAAGACGTCTACTCAATTAAGGGTGTCGGTACAGTCCCAGTCGGTAGAGTTGAAACCGGAAGACTTAGGGTTGGAGATGTAGTCATCTTCGAGCCAGCATCAACAATCTTCCACAAGCCCATACAAGGTGAAGTCAAGAGCATTGAAATGCACCACGAGCCACTTGAAGAGGCTCTTCCAGGTGACAACATTGGTTTCAACGTCAGAGGTGTCGGTAAGAACGACATAAAGAGAGGTGACGTCGCTGGACACACAACCAACCCACCAACAGTTGTCAGACCAAAGGACACATTCAAGGCCCAAATTATCGTCCTCAACCACCCAACAGCCATTACAATCGGTTACACACCAGTTCTCCACGCTCACACAACCCAGGTCGCAGTTAGATTCGAGCAACTCTTAGCTAAGCTCGACCCAAGAACCGGTAACATCGTTGAGGAGAACCCACAATTCATCAAAACCGGTGACTCAGCTATCGTGATCCTCAGACCAACCAAGCCAATGGTCATCGAGCCAGTTAAGGAGATACCACAGCTCGGTAGATTCGCTATCAGAGACATGGGTCAAACAGTCGCTGCCGGTATGGTTATATCCATCCAGAAGGGCGAGTGA
- a CDS encoding MFS transporter translates to MKPKYNPLIILITGFPINMVRAYFFIYLPILVNNQAGSSELALSMSIAGALSLIFSFSGGLIADSLGRKPMAVLSVFSMIPTLGLLLMKNPLAIMLSLILFHSIGIFFSPGTTALIAESTEEKIRGRVFSLVHVSSTVAWIIGPMLTNWIIKKLGFVYVLYVVLVMLFILSLFRLMLVETLPKKRPLNGVTSEIKKNIISSIKNSDFRKLLNTPLAPLALLFCLSAFISSCFNTFLYPYLDSWMKLDSDVIVNVFSASRFFVLVAYFVAGFMVDYLSPKKTFIVDILGDSITMTLFALLSKYAPTYSLIFLALSGLFGEALSNIAYSVYTSKHQKEYLATAYGTLNTLPGLIGIFAPVIWGALWRVDPWLTILAVSMMTFVGLFFAIMVKE, encoded by the coding sequence ATGAAACCCAAATACAATCCCTTAATAATTCTAATAACAGGTTTTCCTATCAATATGGTGAGAGCATATTTCTTCATATACCTACCTATACTAGTTAACAATCAAGCGGGAAGTTCTGAATTAGCACTCTCAATGTCTATAGCAGGTGCCCTATCTTTAATCTTTTCCTTTTCTGGAGGACTAATAGCCGATAGTCTCGGGAGAAAACCCATGGCAGTGTTGTCTGTTTTTAGCATGATACCAACTCTTGGACTGCTTTTAATGAAAAATCCCCTCGCCATCATGCTTTCATTAATACTCTTCCACTCAATAGGAATCTTTTTTAGTCCGGGTACTACAGCACTTATAGCTGAATCTACAGAAGAAAAAATTCGGGGTAGGGTATTCTCATTGGTTCATGTCTCCAGCACAGTTGCATGGATTATTGGTCCAATGTTAACGAACTGGATAATTAAAAAGCTGGGTTTTGTATATGTTTTGTACGTCGTGTTAGTGATGTTATTTATTTTATCTCTCTTTCGATTGATGCTCGTGGAAACTCTTCCTAAAAAGCGTCCATTAAATGGAGTTACATCAGAGATAAAGAAGAACATTATAAGTAGCATCAAAAATTCTGACTTCAGAAAACTGTTAAACACCCCTCTCGCACCGTTAGCACTCCTTTTCTGTCTGTCTGCATTTATCAGCTCGTGTTTCAACACTTTCCTTTATCCCTACTTGGACTCTTGGATGAAACTCGATTCAGATGTAATTGTAAATGTTTTCTCTGCTTCGAGATTTTTCGTATTGGTAGCGTACTTCGTAGCGGGCTTTATGGTGGACTATCTCAGCCCCAAAAAGACCTTTATTGTAGATATCCTCGGGGATAGCATAACGATGACTCTGTTTGCTCTCCTAAGCAAATATGCACCCACGTATTCTCTCATATTCTTGGCTTTAAGTGGGCTCTTTGGAGAGGCTCTCTCAAACATTGCATATAGCGTTTATACTTCCAAACATCAAAAAGAGTATTTAGCAACTGCCTATGGCACATTAAATACTCTGCCCGGCTTAATTGGGATTTTTGCTCCCGTAATATGGGGAGCGCTGTGGAGGGTGGATCCATGGTTGACTATATTAGCGGTTTCCATGATGACGTTTGTAGGGTTATTCTTTGCAATAATGGTCAAAGAATAA